A stretch of Candidatus Hydrogenedentota bacterium DNA encodes these proteins:
- a CDS encoding alpha/beta hydrolase: MLRRVFLSALAALLLAVAVLWGLKARADRHYYDGYDPAPPLNTQAGDIVPVEKNIAVFGQELPARYRRQALTFEARAGEAIEAVMTLPFTPGDAPAPVIVLLHGSRQGKEFVEDICTPFNESGFAMVCFDQLMSGGRRIPEGLVNLGRAYREHMWKTVHDTRRLIDCLQTRPDIDPERVYMLGASFGAITGTAVLAQEKRVKAGVLVVGGGDARILAMAPAVRREVPGWLLPALPTLLSLAIGPAEPVLHAPHTAGTPVLMQNGSKDSVITPESGEALFAALGGPKELRWYPIEHPDREPNGAEVVRMLDEGREWLLARDAEVTAK, from the coding sequence ATGCTGCGCAGGGTGTTCTTGTCCGCTCTTGCGGCGCTCCTCCTGGCCGTTGCCGTGCTGTGGGGGCTGAAGGCCCGGGCGGACCGGCACTATTACGACGGCTATGACCCGGCCCCGCCCCTGAACACGCAGGCGGGGGACATCGTGCCGGTCGAGAAGAACATCGCGGTGTTCGGCCAGGAGCTCCCGGCGCGCTACCGCCGCCAGGCACTCACTTTCGAGGCGCGGGCCGGGGAGGCCATTGAAGCCGTAATGACCCTGCCGTTCACGCCCGGCGACGCGCCCGCGCCGGTCATCGTGCTGCTCCACGGCAGCCGTCAGGGGAAGGAATTTGTCGAGGACATCTGCACGCCCTTCAACGAGTCGGGCTTCGCCATGGTCTGCTTCGACCAGCTCATGAGCGGCGGGCGAAGGATTCCGGAGGGCCTTGTGAACCTGGGGCGGGCCTACCGCGAGCACATGTGGAAAACCGTGCATGACACGCGGCGGCTCATAGACTGTCTCCAGACACGCCCCGACATTGACCCGGAGCGGGTCTATATGCTCGGGGCCAGTTTCGGCGCCATCACGGGCACCGCCGTGCTCGCGCAGGAAAAGCGCGTCAAGGCGGGGGTGCTGGTGGTGGGCGGCGGCGACGCCCGCATTCTTGCAATGGCGCCCGCGGTCCGGCGCGAGGTCCCCGGCTGGCTCCTTCCGGCGCTTCCCACACTGCTGTCCCTTGCCATCGGTCCGGCGGAGCCGGTGCTCCACGCGCCGCACACGGCGGGAACCCCCGTGCTGATGCAGAACGGGTCCAAGGACAGCGTCATCACCCCGGAGTCGGGCGAGGCGCTGTTTGCGGCGCTCGGAGGGCCGAAGGAGCTGCGCTGGTACCCCATAGAACATCCGGACCGCGAGCCGAACGGCGCGGAGGTCGTCAGGATGCTCGACGAGGGCCGCGAGTGGCTGCTGGCGCGGGACGCGGAAGTGACTGCAAAGTAG